The Anoxybacillus flavithermus genome has a segment encoding these proteins:
- a CDS encoding asparagine synthase (glutamine-hydrolyzing) has product MCGFIGCIHDRPRIIDEKWKETFQDMNNIITHRGPDDDGYFFDEYVNFGFRRLSIIDLEAGHQPLSYENERYWIIFNGEIYNYVELREELLAKGYKFTTHSDTEVIIALYSAEKEKAVEKLRGMFAFVIWDKQEKTIFAARDPFGIKPFFYMEQGDRTFFASEKKSILLALKNDLLDYDSLQHYLTFQYVPEPMTMSVGIKKLEPGHYIKKKIGEKLTIHRYWKAQFQPIIKSEDELVKEIRNALFDSVQVHMRSDVPVGSFLSGGIDSSFIAAIAKQFNPNIKTFSVGFEREGFSEIDVAKETAEKLGVENISYVISPEEYMAELPKIMWHMDDPLADPAAVPLYFVAREARKHVTVVLSGEGADELFGGYNIYREPQSLELFERMPSTVKSALRVIAGLLPEGIKGKSFIERGTTPMEERYIGNAKMYSETEKQELLKGYKRGLEYTYITAPFYRETTHYPPVNRMQYIDIHTWLRGDILLKADKMTMAHSLELRVPFLDKKVFEVAAKIAPEMKTTNKTTKYILRKAAKGIVPDHVLNRKKLGFPVPIRHWLKNEMHDWAKNIIKESATDHLFNKDLLYRLLDEHCSDKADHSRKIWTVLIFMIWHQVYVEKKYDFTNVYKKDKQLLSI; this is encoded by the coding sequence ATGTGCGGTTTTATTGGTTGCATTCATGATCGTCCAAGAATCATCGATGAAAAATGGAAAGAAACGTTTCAAGATATGAATAATATCATTACTCATCGCGGTCCTGACGATGATGGTTATTTTTTTGATGAATACGTGAATTTTGGATTTCGACGCTTGAGTATTATTGATCTTGAGGCAGGGCATCAGCCATTGTCCTATGAAAATGAGCGATATTGGATCATATTTAATGGGGAAATCTACAACTATGTGGAATTGCGAGAAGAATTGCTTGCAAAGGGATATAAATTTACTACTCATTCCGATACCGAAGTCATTATTGCTCTTTATAGTGCTGAAAAAGAAAAAGCTGTAGAAAAGCTTCGAGGTATGTTTGCTTTCGTCATCTGGGACAAACAAGAGAAAACAATTTTTGCGGCACGTGACCCGTTTGGCATAAAACCATTTTTCTACATGGAACAGGGCGACCGTACGTTTTTTGCTTCCGAGAAGAAAAGTATTTTGCTCGCTCTTAAAAATGATTTATTAGACTATGATTCACTGCAGCATTATTTAACATTCCAATATGTACCTGAACCGATGACGATGTCTGTTGGTATTAAAAAGTTAGAACCGGGTCATTATATTAAGAAAAAAATCGGTGAAAAATTAACCATTCATCGCTATTGGAAAGCCCAATTCCAACCTATCATCAAATCAGAAGATGAACTTGTCAAAGAAATTCGCAACGCGCTGTTCGATTCCGTGCAAGTGCATATGCGCAGCGATGTGCCGGTAGGTTCGTTTTTATCAGGAGGAATTGATTCATCCTTCATTGCAGCAATTGCTAAACAATTCAATCCTAATATCAAGACATTTTCTGTCGGCTTTGAGCGGGAAGGCTTCAGTGAAATTGATGTGGCAAAAGAAACAGCGGAAAAGCTGGGTGTTGAGAATATTAGCTATGTCATTTCACCAGAGGAATATATGGCGGAATTACCGAAAATTATGTGGCATATGGATGATCCACTTGCCGATCCTGCGGCAGTACCGCTTTATTTTGTTGCCCGGGAAGCAAGAAAGCATGTAACGGTCGTTCTTTCCGGTGAGGGAGCTGACGAGTTATTTGGCGGTTATAACATTTATCGTGAGCCACAGTCATTGGAACTTTTTGAGCGAATGCCAAGTACGGTTAAATCAGCTTTGAGAGTGATTGCAGGGCTACTCCCGGAAGGAATAAAAGGAAAAAGCTTTATTGAGCGCGGTACAACACCAATGGAAGAACGATATATCGGCAATGCGAAAATGTATAGCGAGACAGAAAAACAAGAACTGCTAAAAGGATATAAGAGGGGATTAGAATATACATATATTACAGCTCCTTTTTATAGAGAAACAACTCATTATCCTCCTGTAAACCGGATGCAATATATTGATATTCATACATGGCTGCGAGGCGATATTTTATTAAAAGCGGACAAAATGACAATGGCCCATTCATTAGAGTTGAGGGTTCCATTTTTAGATAAAAAGGTATTTGAAGTAGCCGCCAAAATTGCTCCGGAAATGAAAACGACAAACAAAACGACGAAATATATTCTACGAAAAGCAGCAAAAGGAATTGTTCCAGATCATGTTTTAAATCGCAAAAAATTAGGATTTCCGGTGCCAATTCGTCATTGGTTAAAAAATGAAATGCATGATTGGGCGAAAAATATTATAAAAGAAAGTGCAACAGATCATTTATTTAATAAAGATCTATTGTACCGTTTACTAGACGAGCATTGTAGCGATAAGGCAGATCACAGCCGAAAAATTTGGACCGTTCTTATCTTTATGATTTGGCACCAAGTATATGTGGAAAAGAAATACGATTTTACAAATGTATATAAAAAAGACAAGCAGCTGCTATCAATCTAA
- a CDS encoding peptidase C39, with translation MLGIIFFSAFMIVSLSIFLLRKPTNEKLYKLAIGSYIAFFLLFLTLFVHYVNSENMVDAIKNLVQKTSYKNKVEERNPSSRQSKEQVSVKSVLIDAPILSQLPELPRGCEVTSLAMLLNHAGINVDKMTLAKQIKKNPTPYRIHNGKVFYGHPNEGFVGDMYTIKKPGYGVYHKPIKELAEIYLPNQIVDLTGQSFEEIYKYLSEGTPVWVITNTTFRILPPSEFIEWQTPQGPIKITYREHSVLITGYDEKYIYFNDPLTGTKNKKAPKSEFIQAWIQMGKQAITYNRN, from the coding sequence ATGTTAGGGATTATATTTTTTTCAGCTTTTATGATTGTTTCACTTTCTATTTTTCTTTTGCGAAAGCCAACCAATGAGAAGTTATATAAACTAGCAATAGGGTCCTATATCGCTTTTTTCCTATTGTTTTTAACTCTATTTGTCCATTATGTAAATTCTGAAAATATGGTCGATGCTATAAAAAATCTAGTACAGAAAACATCATATAAAAATAAAGTTGAAGAGAGAAATCCGTCATCTAGACAGTCAAAAGAACAAGTCTCGGTTAAATCAGTTCTCATTGATGCCCCCATTCTCTCGCAACTTCCAGAACTACCAAGGGGGTGCGAGGTAACAAGTCTGGCAATGCTTTTGAATCACGCGGGAATCAATGTAGACAAGATGACACTAGCGAAGCAAATAAAGAAAAATCCAACCCCTTATCGAATACATAATGGAAAAGTATTTTATGGACATCCAAATGAAGGGTTTGTTGGTGACATGTATACAATAAAGAAACCGGGATATGGTGTCTATCATAAACCTATAAAAGAATTAGCCGAGATTTATTTACCAAACCAAATCGTTGATTTAACAGGACAATCATTTGAAGAAATATATAAGTATTTGTCTGAAGGTACCCCAGTTTGGGTTATTACCAACACAACCTTTCGTATACTTCCTCCGTCTGAATTTATTGAATGGCAGACCCCGCAAGGCCCTATAAAAATAACATACCGGGAGCATTCCGTGTTAATCACCGGATATGATGAGAAATATATTTATTTTAATGACCCATTGACAGGTACGAAAAATAAAAAAGCACCTAAGTCTGAATTTATTCAAGCTTGGATACAAATGGGCAAACAAGCTATTACCTATAACCGCAATTAA
- a CDS encoding copper oxidase, protein MKKLLLGTVLAGVVAIGAACSNNSSMQGHDMSNMNTKKENTSNESSKQQLPLATNTEVLSGKEINLTAKEALLQINDKVKLPVYTYNGSVPGAQIRVKQGDNVKIVLKNELPEPITIHWHGYPVPNNQDGVPGVTMDAIKPGETFTYEFTATVPGTYWYHSHQESAKQVDKGLYGTLIVEPKNEEKVDRDYTLVLDEWMSNPDEGNMDMSGMDHSNMGHGNSSDDKEMDMSSMSHDMSMYDIFTINGKSGSAVKPLKVKKGEKVRLRLVNAGYMPHKLHLHGHEFKIVATDGQPLKDPQPIKDELLNIAPGERYDIEFTANNPGEWLLECHGDMKGTDDMKVKIQYEGATNNMDKANAKENLPIVDITKYGKHELGQFTLDQKYDVEYTMDLGTAMRKDGMVFTINGKTYPETAPVNVKTGDLVKVKIVNNSPTDVHPMHLHGHFFQVLSKNGKPVTGSPLIKDSLNVNPGEEYVVAFKADNPGNWMFHCHDLHHASAGMVTEVKYTDYKSDYIPNSNDTTNKPE, encoded by the coding sequence ATGAAGAAATTATTGTTAGGAACTGTTTTGGCAGGAGTTGTTGCGATTGGTGCAGCTTGCTCAAATAATTCTTCGATGCAAGGACACGACATGTCCAACATGAATACAAAAAAAGAAAATACTTCTAATGAATCCAGTAAGCAGCAATTACCTTTGGCAACCAATACAGAAGTATTATCTGGGAAAGAGATTAACCTTACTGCTAAGGAAGCATTATTACAAATAAATGATAAAGTAAAACTTCCGGTATACACGTATAATGGATCGGTACCCGGTGCGCAAATCCGCGTAAAGCAAGGGGATAATGTGAAAATTGTTTTAAAAAATGAATTGCCAGAACCGATCACGATTCACTGGCACGGCTACCCTGTTCCAAATAACCAAGATGGAGTACCGGGTGTCACGATGGACGCCATTAAACCGGGTGAAACGTTTACGTATGAATTTACAGCAACCGTGCCGGGAACGTATTGGTATCATTCCCATCAAGAAAGCGCGAAACAAGTGGACAAGGGATTATACGGTACATTAATCGTAGAACCTAAGAACGAGGAAAAAGTAGATCGAGATTATACACTTGTGTTAGATGAGTGGATGAGCAATCCGGATGAAGGAAATATGGATATGAGTGGTATGGATCATAGTAATATGGGACATGGAAATAGCTCCGATGACAAAGAAATGGATATGAGCAGCATGAGCCATGATATGAGTATGTATGATATTTTCACGATTAACGGGAAAAGCGGTTCCGCTGTCAAACCTTTAAAAGTGAAGAAAGGCGAAAAAGTACGGCTCCGCCTTGTAAACGCAGGATACATGCCTCACAAGCTTCATCTGCATGGCCATGAGTTTAAAATTGTCGCAACAGACGGGCAGCCGTTAAAAGATCCGCAGCCAATCAAAGATGAACTTTTAAATATTGCTCCGGGTGAACGTTATGATATTGAATTTACAGCGAATAATCCGGGAGAATGGTTATTAGAATGTCACGGTGATATGAAAGGTACCGATGACATGAAAGTGAAAATTCAATACGAAGGTGCAACAAACAATATGGACAAAGCAAATGCAAAAGAGAACCTTCCTATCGTTGATATTACAAAATACGGAAAACATGAATTAGGTCAATTTACATTAGACCAAAAATATGATGTAGAGTACACAATGGATTTAGGAACCGCGATGCGCAAAGATGGCATGGTCTTCACGATTAATGGTAAAACGTATCCTGAAACAGCACCTGTCAATGTGAAGACAGGAGATCTAGTAAAAGTAAAAATAGTGAACAATTCACCTACGGATGTACATCCGATGCATTTACACGGACATTTCTTCCAAGTATTAAGCAAAAACGGCAAGCCGGTCACAGGCTCTCCATTGATAAAGGATTCCTTAAATGTAAACCCTGGTGAAGAATATGTCGTCGCGTTTAAAGCGGATAATCCGGGAAATTGGATGTTCCATTGCCATGACTTGCACCATGCTTCAGCCGGAATGGTCACAGAAGTAAAATATACCGATTACAAATCGGACTATATACCAAACTCTAATGATACAACAAATAAACCTGAATAA
- a CDS encoding copper-binding protein, translated as MTITLQVQGMTCGHCKAAVTNALQTLDGVSRVEVHLQEGTVDVDYDETKVSVEKLKEAIEEQGYDVK; from the coding sequence ATGACGATTACATTACAAGTACAAGGAATGACATGCGGACATTGCAAAGCGGCGGTGACAAATGCACTTCAAACGTTAGATGGAGTCAGCCGCGTCGAAGTACATTTGCAAGAAGGTACAGTCGATGTAGATTATGATGAAACAAAGGTAAGTGTAGAAAAACTCAAAGAAGCAATTGAAGAACAAGGTTACGATGTGAAGTAA